CTGGGCGGCCACCCTGGACGAACGCGATCGCAGGAGCCAGCGGCTCGTCGCGGCGAGCGACGACGGCGGCCTCGCCATCGAGCTGCGCCTGGCCCCGGCCGCGCCGCCGGTGCTGCACGGCGTGAACGGCTTCAGCCAGAAGGGGGCCGAAGTGGGCAACGCCTCCCACTACTACTCGCTGACGCGCCTGCGGACGACCGGCCGACTCGTGGTCGGCGGCGAGACGTTCGACGTGGAGGGACTGAGCTGGATGGACCACGAGTTCGGGACCAGCTTCCTGGAGCCGGCCCAGGCGGGCTGGGACTGGTTCTCGATCCAGCTCGACGACGGGACCGACCTGATGGTCTACGTCATGCGCAGGATCGACGGCGCGCGCGATCTACGGTCGAGCGGCACGCTGGTGGTACCGGAGGGCAGGGTCCATCTGCAGGTCGACGACTTCCGCCTGACACCGGGCCGCCGATGGACGTCCCCCGCCAGCGGCGCCGCCTATCCTGTGGCGTGGCGCATCGAGATCCCGCCGCACGGGCTCGACCTCGACGTGACGGCGGCAGTGGATGCCCAGGAGCTGCAGACCGGGCGGTCCACCGGCGTCACCTACTGGGAGGGCGCGATCGACGTGCGGGGCACGCGCCGCGGCGCTCCCGTCGCCGGGTCGGGCTACCTGGAGATGACCGGCTACGCCGGCGCGCCGATGAGCACGGTGCTGCGGTAGGCTGAACGAAGAGCCGCCATGCCTCCGAAGATTCGGGAGTTGGTTGCGGAACTGGAGCGCGCGGGTTTCGTGGACCGTGGAGGGAAGGGAGATCATCGGAACTTCGTACACCCGAATGTAGCCAGACCCGTTACGATAGCGGGGCGGCTTGGCGACGACGCCCGCCGATATCAGATTCTCGCTGTCCGTCGAGCCGTCGAGGAGTCGCAGCGATGAAGGAGAGCGCGCGGTACTTCAAGATCGTGGAATGGTCGGATGAGGACGGCTGCTACGTGGCGAGCTGCCCCGGTCTCTTCCTCGGGGGATGCCATGGGCCGGATGAACGCGCTGTCTTCGCGGAGTTGTGTGTGATTGTGGAAGAGACCATCGACCTGTATCGCGCTGACGGAAAACCGTTGCCTCCGGCCACTGCCGGACGTGATCTGGCGAGCAGGCTGCAGGACGTCGCGTGACCGCCAGCCGACAGCCCTCTCGTGCGCCTCTCCTGCGTAGAGGACGATGCGCCAGGCGAGCCACTGGAGGTGCTCTGGGACACCGAGGTCGACGCCCAGGTCGTTGACGGCGCGAACTGGCAGGCCATCGCCAGCCGCGGCTTCGACGAACCACACCTGTTCTCGGCCTATCTGAACACGCTGCGGTGGCACTGCGTGACCTCCACCAACCCGCGGCTCTTCCAGGCCCCCTACCGGGCCGGCATCGAGGTGAAGGCGTTCCCAACTGGAGCCGCTCCGCAAGGCGCTGCTCATGCCCCGGGTCAATCTGTTCATCGCCGACTCGGTCGGGCTCGGGAAGACCATCGAGGCGGGGCTGATCCTCCGGGAGATGCTCATGCGCCAGAAGGTCCGCCGTACCGTCATCTGCTGTCCGCCCTCCGTCGTGCGGCAGTGGAAGGACGAGATGGACCAGCGGTTCGGCTTGACGTTCGTGATCTACGACCGCGACTACGTGACCGCCAAGCGGCAGGAACGGGGCTACAGCGTCAACCCGTGGACGACCCACAGCCGCTTCATCGTCTCGCAGGCCCTCATCCGAAACGAGACCTACGCCGGTGCGTTGCGAGACTGGCTCGGGGAGTTTCAGGGGGGCTCCCTGTTCATCCTGGACGAGGCGCACATGCCGCCCCTGCCAGCGGCACGAAGTACGCCATCGGAAACAGCGGGACAACACCGTCGACGCCGTTCTCCTGCGGGAGTTCGCGGACACCTTCCAGCACGACCTGTGGCCGGGCAAGCGACTTCCCGAGACCTTCTACTACCCCCGGTCTCTGGCGACCGAGGGCAAGACGCGCGCTTGCCTCCACGCCAAGTGCATCGTCATCGACGACCGCCGGACCCTCATCACCTCGGCCAACTTCACGGAGGCCGCCCACAAGCGAAACATCGAGGCAGGCACGGTCATCACGGACGGCCACCTCGCTCGGGCTCTGAAGGCGCAGTTCGACACGCTCGTGGACCAAGCCGCGCTACAGCCCGTGCCGGGACTCCACGGGCAAAATTGAGATAGAGCGACCAGTCGGCCCCGTGAAGCGCCGACACCGGGTTCGCGCCGTCCGTCGAGCTGTCGAGCAGTCGCAGCAGGCTCAGCGCATGTGCTTCTTCGCGCGCTCGGCCAACTCTTCCGGGGGCAGGTCCTCCTGGCGCGTGGCGATCGTCCAGAGGTTGCCGGCCGGGTCCTTCACGCTGGCGTTGCGGTCGCCATAGAACATGTCCGTCGGCTCCTGGAGCGAGGTCGCCCCGGCCGCGAGCGCCTGCTCGTAGGTGGCGTCGGTGTTCGGCACGTAGAGATAGAGCATGCCCGGAAGCACGGGGATCTCGCCCTGCGCCCTGCCCATCATCACGCACGAATCGCCGATAGTGACCTCCGCGTGTCCGGTCGCTCCGTCCTGGCTGGGAATGCGTTCCTTCTCCGTGGCGTCGAACGCCGCCTTGAGGAAGTCGAGGAGCTGATCGACGTCGGTGACGACGAGGTACGGCGTAACGGTGTGGTAGCCCTCGGGAATTGGATTCACGGCCATCGCAGTGTCTTCCTTTGGTCGAGTGTTTCCGTGTGTGTCTGGTCCATGCGACAAGGTCGCGGCGCAGGGCGGGCGTCGAGATCCGCGGCCGCAACTCTTCCAGGTGGTCGAGGTGCTTGTTCAGCTCCGACAGGCGCTCGACCAGGAACGTCATCTGCCGAGTGCGTCGAGCGTCATCCGCCGGTACCGCTCGAGGAACGGTGCGAGCTCGGCGGCCCGGATCTGAACGTCGCGGCGGAAGTCGCGACTCCGGTCGCGGTCGCTGCAGAAGAGCTCGATGTCGGTACGCAGGATCCTGCGGGCCAGGAGCGGCGGCGCGTCGTTGAGCACGACCAGGTCGACCTCGTTCCTGCCGAGCGCATGGATGAGATCGCTCGTCAGCCGCAAGCGCAGGTCGAAACGTTGCGCGGCCGTGGGCAACAGGCGTCTATCGAGCAGCACGCCGACGTCCACGTCGCTCTCGCGGTGGGCTCGCTTCTCGCCGTGGCTCCCGAACAGCCACGCCGCTACGACCGCGGCGTAATGCGGGGCGGGAAAGTAGCGGCGCAGCCGCGCTTCGACCTGTCCCGGCTCGACGGCCACCGGTGCGCGGTGTGATCCCATGCGTACGATCCGTCGTTTCCGAGAAGCGGCCCGGTCCGCAGGCCTACCCGGCGTTCTTCGGGTAGCCGAGGCCCCGGAGCGCCTCGGTGATCTCGTCGAGAATCGCCGGGTCGTCTATCGTCGCCGGCGTCGTGTACGGCTGGCCGTCCGCGATCTTCTTGACGGTGCCGCGCAGGATCTTGCCCGACCGCGTCTTGGGAAGCCGCGGCACGAGCGCGGCGGTCTTGAACGCGGCGACCGGGCCGATCGACGCGCGGACACGCTCCACCAGCTCCGGTACTATTTCGTCCGCTCCCCGCGTGACGCCCGCCTTGGTGACCACGAAGCCGATCGGGATCTCGCCCTTGATGGCGTCGGCCACCCCGACCACCGCGCACTCGGCCACGTCGGGATGGAAGGCGAGCACCTCTTCCATCCCGCCGGTCGAGAGGCGGTGCCCGGCCACGTTGATGATGTCGTCGACGCGGCTCATGATGAAAAGGTAGCCGGCGTCGTCCTTGTAGCCGGCGTCGCCGGTCACGTAGAAGCCGGGGTAGCGCGACAGGTACGACTGCCGGTAGCCGTCGTCGTTGTTCCAGAGGGTCGGCAGGCAACCGGGCGGCAGCGGCAGCTTCACGACGAGTGCCCCGATCTGCCCGGCCGGCACCTCGTTGCCGTCCTCGTCGAGCACCTGCACGTCATAGCCGGGGACGGCCCGCGTGGGCGAGCCCGGCTTGACCGGCAGCGTGCCCAGGCCGACGCAGTTGGCGGCGATCGCCCACGAGGTCTCCGTCTGCCACCAGTGGTCGATGACCGGTACGCCGAGGCGGTCGCGCGCCCAGATCAGGGTGTCCGGATCGCACCGCTCGCCGGCCAGGAAGAGGGTCCGGAATCGCGACAGGTCGCGCTTGCGCAGGTACGCGCCCTCGGGGTCTTCCTTCTTGATGGCCCGGAAGGCGGTCGGCGCCGTGAACAGCACGTTGACGCCGTGCTGCTCGATCACGCGCCAGAAGGCGCCGGGATCGGGCGTGCCGACCGGCTTGCCCTCGTAGAGGACGGTGGTCGCGCCGCGCAGCAGCGGCGCGTAGACGATGTAGGAATGGCCCACGACCCAGCCGATGTCCGACGCGGCCCAGTAGACCTCGCCGGCGCCGACGCCGTAGACGTGCTCCATGCTCCAGTGCAGCGCGACGGCATGCCCGCCGTTGTCGCGCACCACCCCCTTGGGCACGCCGGTGGTGCCGGAGGTGTAGAGGATGTAGAGCGGATCGGTCGCGGCCACCGGCACGCAGTCGGCCGGCTCGGCGCCGTCGCATGCCGCGCGCCAGTCGAGGTCGCGGCCGTCGACGAGCGGGGCCTCGGCCTGCGGGCGCTGGAGGATGATCGTCCGCTCGGGCTTGTGAGTCGAGAGTTCGATGGCAGCGTCCAGCAGCGGCTTGTAAGGCACCACCCGGCCGACCTCGATGCCGCAGGAAGCCGACAGGATCAGCTTCGGCTGCGCGTCGTCGATGCGGGCGGCCAGCTCCTTCGGCGCGAAACCGCCGAAGACCACCGAGTGGACCGCGCCGATCCGGGCGCAGGCCAGCATGCCGATCACCGCCTCGGGCACCATCGGCATGTAGATGACCACCCGGTCGCCGGCGATCACGCCTTGCGCCGCGAGCGCGCCGGCTACGCGCGCCACCTCGTCGCGCAGCTCGGCGAACGTGAACCGGCGCACCGTGCCTGTCACCGGACTGTCGTAGATCAGTGCGGGCTGCTTGCCGCGGCCGCGATCGATGTGGCGGTCGAGGCAGTTGTAGCAGGTGTTGATCCGTCCTCCGGCGAACCAGCGGTGGAAGGGCGGATTCGCGTCGTCGCGCACCGTGTCCCAGCGGCGGTGCCAGTAGAGCGGCTCCGCGGCGGCGGCCCAGAATTCCCGCGGGTTCTCCCGCGCGCGACGGTAGGTCTCTTCGTATACGGAGGGCATGAAGCCGGATCCTATCGTATGGCCTATAGTGGCGGGGTCGGGGTCGTTCGATTCACCCGGTCGAAGGCGAGGAGGCAACGATGGGCGATTCGGCTTCGCGTCGGCTGGTCCCGTGGGTGTTGCTGCTGGGGGTCGCCACTCTGCCGGACACGGCCGGGGGACAGGATCTGCGGCTGATCTCGGCCGCGGCGAGTGGAGATGCCGCCGCGGTGCGGTCGCTCGTCGGCGAGGGCGTCGACGTGGATGCGCGCCGGGCGGACGGCGCCACCGCGCTCTTGTGGGCCGCGCATCGGGACGACCTGGAGATGGTCGACCTGCTGCTCCGGGCCGGGGCCGACGTCGACGCGGCCGACGACAACGGCGTCACGCCGCTCGAGCGGGCGGCGGAGAACGCCAGCCTCGTGATGCTCGAAAGGCTGCTGGCGGCCGGCGCCGGCACGCGCGCGGCGCGGACGAGCGGGTTGACCCCGCTGATGGCGGCGGCGCGGACCGGCGACCTGCCGGTGGTCGAGACCCTCCTGCGGCATGGGGCGAACGTCAACGCGGCCACGACCGAGACACGCAGCACGGCGCTGATGTGGGCGGTGGCGGGATCGCACCCCACCGTCGCGCGGGCGCTGCTCGCCGCCGGGGCCGACCCGCATGCCTCCACCGCGGACGGGTTCACGCCGCTGCTCTATGCGACGCACAACGGCGACGTGGCGCTGGCCGACATGCTCCTTGCCGCGGGCGTCGACGTGAACGAAACCGGTGTGGATGGAACGCACGCGCTGGTGTATGCCATCGTCGTCGGCCACGACGATTTCGCGCTGCATCTGTTGGACCGGGGCGCGGATCCCAACGGCTCGATGGGCGGGGTGCGGGCCCTGCACGCGGCGGCCGGCAGCGTCACCACTTGGCACGGCGACTGGCGGCGGAGCCATGGCGACAGCCGCCGGCGCAGCCCGTTCGGGCGCCGGGGCCTGCACGCAAGCCGTGCGCTGCCGCTGGTCGAGGCGCTGCTCGCACGCGGCGCGGACCCGAACGCGCGTATCGGCGCGTCGGCGATGCTGATGGACTACATCGGCTACCCGCGCAAGGGCGCGTTCGAGCCGTTCGCCTGCGGAACGGGCGATCTGCGCGGCGCCACCCCGCTGTGGGTCGCGGCCCACGAGGCGAACCGGCCCACCGTGCCGGAGGGCGCCGCCGCCGACTACGTCAGGGACAGCGCCGCGATCATCCGCGCGCTGCTCGACGCCGGCGCGGACCAGCACCTGACCACCGACGACGGGACGACGCCGTTCATGGCCGCGGCGGGCCTCGGGCGGTCGACGTACCGGCCGCGGCAGCCGCGCGGCGCGCGGTCGCCGAGCGCCGAGGCGGCGGTCCGGGTACTGCTGGAGGCCGGCGCGGAGATCGACCGGGTCAACGAAGCCGACTTCAATGCGCTGCACGGCGCCGCTTTCCGCGGCCTCGACGAGGTGGTGACGTATCTGGTGGAGCAGGGGGCGGACATCGACGCCCGCGACTTCAAGGGGCGCACTGCCTACCGGCTGGCCGAGGGATCCAAGCAGTCGTTCCAGTTCCAGAGTTGGCCGGAGACCGCGGCGCTGCTGCGGCGGCTGGGCGCCAATACGGACCTGGGCATTCCGGGCACGGTCCAGGAACGCCTGCGCGACGTGCCGCGCGCCGCTGATCAGTGACGACCCGCATTCCGGAAACGGGGTATCATGATCGGGTAGTCGTCGCGTAGAGCAAATGAGCATGCGCTCCGTTCGCGCGCTCCGTAGCGGTGCCATTGCCGCCGTCATCGTCTGGAAGCTCGCCGCCCTGGCGCTGCTGCCCGCGGCGTTGTGCTGCCAGGCGGTGATGGCCGCGGACGGAACCGCGGTGCCCGCCTGCTGTGAAGGGGGCGAGCACGGCGCGATGTGCCCCATGAAGCACGACGGGCGCACGGACGAGTCGGACGCCGCGCAGCAACAGCCGCGCATGCTCGGCTGCAACTCCCTGGACGATGCGCTCATCGGCATGGTCGGCCTCACCGGTTTCACCCCCGACAAGTTCGAACTTGCGTCCGACCCGTTGAGCGGTGTTCGGGTCGCGGAGACTCGCTACAGCGCCGGCTCGCTGGCCGTCGCCCCCTCACCTCCACCGCCGCGAGCCTGAGTCGGCTCTCGCCCGCTCCATTTCTTTCTGTTCGTGCAGCGGTTTGTCGCGCCTCCGTTGGCCGCGTTCGGGCTCCGGGCCCGTGCGATGCGCTGACGGCCGGCGTGCATGGAGGTATCGAGGTGCATACGGTGTGTTCCGGTACGCGCGGGGCGGCCCGTCTCTCGTGCGTGCCGCCGCTGGCGCTCCTGTTGACGGGCCTGGTGGCTTCCACGGCCCTGTACGCCCAGGATCGCGGGGCGGTGACGGGCTCGGTGACCGATGCGCAGGGACTGGCGTTGCCCGGCGCCACCATCGTTCTGCGGACGGACGGAGGTGCCTTCGCGGCGTCGACGGTCACGGATCGGACCGGCGGGTTCGTGTTCGACGGCGTCCCGGCCGGCGACTACCTCCTCGCGGCGAGCCTGCTCGGGTTCTCGATGCACGAGGAGCGGCTCACGGCCGGTCACGGGGTGGTGGACATCGCCATCACGCTCGAGGTCGGTTCGTTCTCCCAGGAGGTGAGCGTCACCGCGCTCATGCCGGAGCTGGCGACGGAGCTCGTCACGCCGGCGTCGGAGATCGAGCGGCGCGTCGCCCAGGACCTCGCGCGGTCGCTGCGCAGCCATGCGGGGGTCACCGCGGTGCGCCGCGGATCGATCAACCTCGATCCGTCGATCCGCGGGCTGTATGCCGAGCAGATCGGGGTCTTCGTCGACGGGACCCGCACGTTCGCGGCGGGTCCGGCGCGCATGGACTCGGCGCTCAGCCACATCAGTCCGCATGCGCTGCAATCGTTGCGCGTGGTGCGGGGACCGTACGCGCTGACCTGGGGCGCCGGTACGCTCAGTGCGATCCAGGCCGAGACGTTCAAGCCCGCGTTCGGCGCGGGCGACCTCCGGCTCGGCGGCCGCGCGGGCTACAACTACGGCAGCAACGGGGGCGCCAACGACGGGTTCGCCAACCTGTACGGCAGCTCGGACCGGGTGCGATTCGCGTTCCAGCACAACACCAGGCTCGGCGGCGACTACACCGACGGCAACGGCGACACGGTGCAGGGAGACTACGAGTCGTACGATACGCGCTGGGACCTCGGCGCCCGCGTCGGCAGCGAGACGCTCCTCGAATACAGCGGCGGCTTCCAGCGGCAGAACGACATCGACTACCCGGGTCGCCTGCTCGACGCGACTTTCTTCGAAACGCAGTCGCACGCGGTGGAGTTCTCGCACACCCCGACGGCGGACGTGCTCACGGAGATCGTGGGTCGGGCGTACGTGAACCGCAAAGACCACCTGATGAACAACGAGAACAAGCCGACCGC
This genomic interval from Acidobacteriota bacterium contains the following:
- a CDS encoding carotenoid 1,2-hydratase; translation: MGRHGGRRPGGGSFAWAAAVAGALIASGVHMGGQEGSRDGDRSAWKAADPGYSLVFPRDHAAHPDHRIEWWYYTGNLRTPDGRRFGYQLTFFRFGVDREPLNPSRWAVRDLYMAHFAVTDVERGRHHVAERLNRAGIGWAGASTETLNVWNDGWAATLDERDRRSQRLVAASDDGGLAIELRLAPAAPPVLHGVNGFSQKGAEVGNASHYYSLTRLRTTGRLVVGGETFDVEGLSWMDHEFGTSFLEPAQAGWDWFSIQLDDGTDLMVYVMRRIDGARDLRSSGTLVVPEGRVHLQVDDFRLTPGRRWTSPASGAAYPVAWRIEIPPHGLDLDVTAAVDAQELQTGRSTGVTYWEGAIDVRGTRRGAPVAGSGYLEMTGYAGAPMSTVLR
- a CDS encoding type II toxin-antitoxin system HicA family toxin, producing MPPKIRELVAELERAGFVDRGGKGDHRNFVHPNVARPVTIAGRLGDDARRYQILAVRRAVEESQR
- a CDS encoding VOC family protein, encoding MAVNPIPEGYHTVTPYLVVTDVDQLLDFLKAAFDATEKERIPSQDGATGHAEVTIGDSCVMMGRAQGEIPVLPGMLYLYVPNTDATYEQALAAGATSLQEPTDMFYGDRNASVKDPAGNLWTIATRQEDLPPEELAERAKKHMR
- a CDS encoding nucleotidyltransferase domain-containing protein; protein product: MGSHRAPVAVEPGQVEARLRRYFPAPHYAAVVAAWLFGSHGEKRAHRESDVDVGVLLDRRLLPTAAQRFDLRLRLTSDLIHALGRNEVDLVVLNDAPPLLARRILRTDIELFCSDRDRSRDFRRDVQIRAAELAPFLERYRRMTLDALGR
- a CDS encoding propionyl-CoA synthetase — protein: MPSVYEETYRRARENPREFWAAAAEPLYWHRRWDTVRDDANPPFHRWFAGGRINTCYNCLDRHIDRGRGKQPALIYDSPVTGTVRRFTFAELRDEVARVAGALAAQGVIAGDRVVIYMPMVPEAVIGMLACARIGAVHSVVFGGFAPKELAARIDDAQPKLILSASCGIEVGRVVPYKPLLDAAIELSTHKPERTIILQRPQAEAPLVDGRDLDWRAACDGAEPADCVPVAATDPLYILYTSGTTGVPKGVVRDNGGHAVALHWSMEHVYGVGAGEVYWAASDIGWVVGHSYIVYAPLLRGATTVLYEGKPVGTPDPGAFWRVIEQHGVNVLFTAPTAFRAIKKEDPEGAYLRKRDLSRFRTLFLAGERCDPDTLIWARDRLGVPVIDHWWQTETSWAIAANCVGLGTLPVKPGSPTRAVPGYDVQVLDEDGNEVPAGQIGALVVKLPLPPGCLPTLWNNDDGYRQSYLSRYPGFYVTGDAGYKDDAGYLFIMSRVDDIINVAGHRLSTGGMEEVLAFHPDVAECAVVGVADAIKGEIPIGFVVTKAGVTRGADEIVPELVERVRASIGPVAAFKTAALVPRLPKTRSGKILRGTVKKIADGQPYTTPATIDDPAILDEITEALRGLGYPKNAG
- a CDS encoding TonB-dependent receptor — protein: MPHEARRAHGRVGRRAATAAHARLQLPGRCAHRHGRPHRFHPRQVRTCVRPVERCSGRGDSLQRRLAGRRPLTSTAASLSRLSPAPFLSVRAAVCRASVGRVRAPGPCDALTAGVHGGIEVHTVCSGTRGAARLSCVPPLALLLTGLVASTALYAQDRGAVTGSVTDAQGLALPGATIVLRTDGGAFAASTVTDRTGGFVFDGVPAGDYLLAASLLGFSMHEERLTAGHGVVDIAITLEVGSFSQEVSVTALMPELATELVTPASEIERRVAQDLARSLRSHAGVTAVRRGSINLDPSIRGLYAEQIGVFVDGTRTFAAGPARMDSALSHISPHALQSLRVVRGPYALTWGAGTLSAIQAETFKPAFGAGDLRLGGRAGYNYGSNGGANDGFANLYGSSDRVRFAFQHNTRLGGDYTDGNGDTVQGDYESYDTRWDLGARVGSETLLEYSGGFQRQNDIDYPGRLLDATFFETQSHAVEFSHTPTADVLTEIVGRAYVNRKDHLMNNENKPTALRNHQRTPPFPIRVDLPTSADTVGGRFHAALETGPVRYKLGFDAYRLHQNATQTITDRETGDVHHDHHPVWPDAMSTNGGAYAQVLVDRGRSTVGATLRVDREQVRVGQVTSFFADNAVPGYELHEVHGHFHCVTALCMTPADPHGAHGHDVHPHGGHDAGHDGGHDGHGGTMLVSGDRFAQANTSVSAAANASLRLTDTWSITLGAGRAVRNPSVLERFADRFPAVKFQTAAEFVGNPHLVPEKSLELNAGTTFRAAQATVALDVFLRNVDDYITVAADPNLAKRLPLSPDQLFRYVQADAARFAGFDLTATSAAGPWIDLRGAWSYVRAEDLLFDEPLFGVPPFEQQYALDIHNPARTRWLEVLVTNTGAQERVAAARFEVPTEGWTTIDVMAGVRMNEGLTLRAGVQNLTDQYYVNHLNSFNPFTRIRIAELGRSAFIGAEVGF